In Monodelphis domestica isolate mMonDom1 chromosome 4, mMonDom1.pri, whole genome shotgun sequence, one DNA window encodes the following:
- the GPR4 gene encoding G-protein coupled receptor 4 translates to MGNTTLEGCHVDSRVDHLFPPSLYIIVMGIGLPTNCLALWAAYRQVRQHNELGVYLMNLSIADLLYIATLPLWVDYFLHHDNWIHGRGSCKLFGFVFYTNIYISIAFLCCISVDRYLAVAHPLRFARLRRVKTAVAVSSVVWATELGANSAPLFHDELFRDRYNHTFCFEKFPMEGWVAWMNLYRIFIGFLFPWSLMLFSYRGILRAVRGSVSTERQEKAKIKRLALSLIAIVLVCFAPYHVLLLSRSAVYLGRPWDCGFEEKVFAAYHSSLAFTSLNCVADPILYCFVNEGARGDVAKALHSLLRFLASDKPQEMANVSLTLETPLASKRNSVGRLGWGGALASHSHSRGDDVQLKMLPPSQ, encoded by the coding sequence ATGGGCAACACCACTCTGGAGGGCTGTCACGTGGACTCGAGGGTGGACCacctgttccctccctccctctacatCATCGTCATGGGCATCGGGCTGCCCACCAACTGCCTGGCCCTGTGGGCCGCCTATCGCCAGGTCCGCCAGCACAACGAGCTGGGCGTCTACCTGATGAACCTGAGCATCGCTGACCTGCTGTACATCGCCACGCTGCCGCTGTGGGTTGATTACTTTCTGCACCACGATAACTGGATTCACGGACGTGGCTCCTGCAAACTCTTCGGCTTCGTCTTCTATACCAACATCTACATCAGCATCGCCTTCCTCTGCTGCATCTCCGTGGACCGCTACTTGGCCGTGGCCCACCCGCTGCGCTTCGCGCGTCTGCGGCGCGTCAAGACGGCCGTGGCCGTGAGCTCTGTGGTGTGGGCCACAGAGCTGGGCGCCAACTCGGCCCCGCTCTTCCATGACGAGCTCTTCCGGGACCGCTACAACCACACCTTCTGCTTTGAGAAGTTCCCCATGGAGGGCTGGGTGGCCTGGATGAATCTCTATCGCATCTTCATCGGCTTCCTCTTCCCCTGGTCTCTCATGCTCTTCTCGTACCGGGGCATCCTGCGAGCCGTGCGCGGCAGCGTGTCCACCGAGCGCCAGGAGAAGGCCAAGATCAAGCGGCTGGCTCTCAGCCTCATTGCCATCGTGCTGGTGTGCTTTGCGCCCTACCATGTGCTCCTGCTGTCACGCAGCGCCGTCTACCTGGGCCGTCCCTGGGACTGCGGCTTCGAGGAGAAGGTCTTTGCCGCCTACCACAGCTCCCTGgccttcaccagcctcaactgcGTGGCTGACCCCATCCTCTACTGCTTTGTCAACGAGGGTGCCCGTGGCGACGTGGCCAAGGCCCTGCACAGCCTCCTGCGATTCCTGGCCAGCGACAAGCCCCAGGAGATGGCCAACGTCTCCCTGACCCTGGAGACCCCGCTGGCGTCCAAGAGGAACAGTGTGGGCCGCTTGGGCTGGGGAGGAGCCCTGGCCTCCCACTCCCACTCTCGAGGGGATGACGTGCAGCTCAAGATGCTGCCTCCCTCTCAGTGA